The DNA segment gaaataaatcTTGATCGAATcaaagtaagaaaaaaacattaaaagaaCATTAAGAACCTGATGCTGCATAGGGGGAAACAAGGCCGACGGATTGAGGCCCGTAGTAGAAGTATAAGCTTGGGCCCATTCTTGGAACATGTCACCATTATGATTGGTCACGTTACATTCACTCATGTTGTTGTTTTGGTTCGAGCTTGAACTACTTCCTTGCAACAACGTTTCATAAATAGCTGAATTGGCTGATGCGTCGAATAATTGGGTTTGAATAGGCCCATTTTCAGCCAGCCAGCCTCCAGCGACGTCATTTACAAAAGGTCCACCCATGTTTTGGTGTTGCATAGCTGATGTTTCGTATGAAGATAACTGGTCACTCAATATATGTTCCTGCCATATAGAGAAATGATTGAATATCGTTATCATGAGAAAAATTAAGAGGAGTTTAAGCTATTAACCCGTCGTTGAGTCACATGTGTTAAGGTCTCAATGAGCTGCTTCTCAGAGGCTTCGTACTCCTCCATTGTTGTAAACCTGCTTGGATCTGGTTCGTACTTCCTAATATATTAGCATGCAACACAAGTAGTCACTATACTTTAGATAAATTTTCATGTATTATATCAAACCTTTTTAGTAATAAAAGCAAAAATAAGGACCTTAGTTCTTCCTCTGCCATATGCAGTTGTTGTTGTAGTCTATAAACTTCTTGCTCAAGCTCCTGAAAACATAGGATTGGAAAATACAAAAGTTAGATAGATGATTTATTGGAAATGAAAATTACatagtaaatataatttcattACGTTTAAGGAAAAGATTAAAAGAATCACCTGGACGTCCGAGTTGATAGCCGAAGGGCTGTTCAAATGATCCGataggaaaaaagaagaaaaataaacaaatcaaCTTTCACATTCTTGGAAAATAATGTACCAAatcaaatatatgtattatattatattatagcaaaaggaaaaggaaaagaggAAGAAATTGAAACTTGGTGAGTTGAAGAGCAATGTCATTCTCGGTCTTGAGTTGCTGCAAAGTCCGCAGTAGATACTGCCACATGACATGGATTTATAAGATTAGTGAAGCAAAAATATATCATTGCATTCATTATAAAAGATAATGTTTCCTACAGTGGACTGGAGCTACATACATTTTAAGTTTCATCCCcataattataaaatgaaatagtTGACTCAAGAAACTATATTTTCTTCACTCTCTTATTTGAAAAAGTACATTTTTACACATATTATGATTAGTTCAGTTACCTCTTTGCTTTGGAAATCTCTGCAAATAAAAACGTGGAAAACATGAAAGTTCCATTTAGATTATAattatcaactttttttttgaaacactatcaacattttattaaatgaaaaaaaaataagaggaaCAATAGGAGTGAGTTACTACGCACGGGCGACGGCTCTGATCGGTAAATGTTAGAGCACTGAAATAAAATCAaaggaaaaataataaacaacaaATTAAATAGGACACTAATTAAACAGACCAAAACATATAGGAAACAATCAAAGGAGATTGATCAGCTTACTTCTCTCGTTCTTGGTCAGGAAGATTGATAAATCTTGTGAAAACATCTTCAACCCTAACCAACGTTTAACGAATTTATACGGCTCAAATGAATGTTTTCATATAATTTGTTGATAGAAGTGACCAAACTAAATTTACACAATTACCTTGTTTTGCCGGAAAAGAGGCTAAGACGATCAGAAGGAGAAAACATGAGGAGAGCAATATCAATGTCGCAAAGAATAGACAATTCATAAGCTTTCTTTATCAAACCATTTCGTCGTTTAGAGAACGTAACTTGGCGATTCGTGTTGTTCTCTATTCGCTTTATCTCTAGTTTCACCCGACCCATGTCTCTCTATTCCGATCaatgcaacaacaacaaaattcaaACGGTTCTTTTATGTTTGTGTGGGGGGAATGCGAAAATATGATTATTGGAAGCAAACTCGCGTATATGTATTGAAAATGTATGGacgagagaaaagagagaagcaTGAAAGAAGGAGAGGTTAGGTATAAGAAAGAGATTTGTTTAGAAATGTATGGGAGATATTGAAGGGCTTTGTTCTTTGAATGATTTAAgaacacttttatattttaccaTGGAAAAGTATAAAtcgaaatatatattaataaccaAAGGTGCATTGATTTACTAGTTTAGTCCAATGAATTAGTTCTATTGTGACCCTAATTCGAGTTTCAATGGGAATGATGCTTTTGTCATAAGGTATTAGTAACGGCTGGTTTCAAACTTAGACGAGATTAAGGCTGTAACTGGAAACTTGATCTAGGAATGTATGaaataaatagaataaaatgAAATGGAATAGTGATAATttcagaaattaaaaaaatgatatatgtatttatttttttaaactatattcaaattattttattccATCCATTCTTTTCATTCCTCTTCTTTTTATCatgaatgatttttaaaatgattctttttttttctcattcatCTCATAGGAATATGTGgaatcaatattttttgttttttccacTTAACTAGTAATTAGTTTTTTGAAATGCCTATGAATGACTAATTCCACATGatttcattcataaaaaaaaacattctagtTACAGCCTAAGGTCTCATCCAAGctctttcctttttaaaaaaaaatgtattaattGGTCCAACTCTGGTATGCAAAACCATGCACAAAATCCGTCCTCGTTTCTTCACCACGGCATACAACATAACCATTTTCTTATGTTTCGTAATTTGTTGGCTTGGTGATAAGTGCTCATCCTCCAATCACATTACGCTTTAGTGAATCGTGGGTGTACTGGTATTCATATGTGATTACCAGTAGATGACAACATATAAACCGGTTTTAGAAACCAAAGAAGATTATTAATTTTCGGACAATATATCATTTATTCTGTCAATAATTAGAGAAACACAATAGTACATATTCAACTATAAGCTTCTCGTCGTAAAGGCTACCCTCCCATGCTTACGGAGACCTCGACTATATATCTATATGCAAAAGGCCAATATTTGGTTTTTATTCAATGGCTATGACCTTAAACGCTATCTCAATACATTTTTGCCCATATATCAACACATATCGTGCGACGTAGTTCTTGCTCTTACGTAAAAATCTACGGCTTCTCCTACtgtcataaatatattttcttttttcactTTCTCCTCCAGTTTCGCTCGCTTCAGTTTGTGAAATACTCTCCATCTTGGACTAGCGATCACTAACTGCACCCCAAAAATAAGACCCGTATATAGTGAAAACTAGCATTTACGCATATATATGCTATGATTTCTTTATggataaattatcaaaatgtaCCTGGGTGTCATTAGAAGCCAACTCTTGATGTAATTCTTCAAGTGCGACTACTCCTGATGTATCTAGGCCCATCACGCCTTCACCAATTATTTTAAGAAACACGTAAATAAATCAGAAAATTGGATATTTTGTTAACTACATTTAACTTTCACTaattacaatatataaaattctctCTAGTATTAATTATTGGTATCATAGAAATGTAGATACTTACAAGACATGTCGAGAATTACTACTTGAAGAACTTTTACCCTTTTAACTTCTTGTTCATCATCTTCCCCTTCTTCTACCTTTTGAATTGAATTCAATATTCTGTatgttaaaaaggaaaataaaatatatatcatcaaACCATAGAGTTTCATAAGAGAAATAAATTAGAGCTTaataaaaaatgagaaaagaaGTTGATAAGTGAAACAGAAATTAACCGGTCTCTAATAAAATTAGCATTTGCAAAGCATAACAACGGAGAGCTGATTCGAAGAGTCAATAGTCCTTGGGTCTTAGTAGCCATTGGGTACTGATTTATGTCACCGAAGATATCGGTTTTTGACAATCTGCCTAAAGCCTCAACTGTTGGTCGTATCGAACTCAAAATTATTCTCGTAAACGATATCCCCACCTACATATATCCAAATAAGCATGTATAAATCTATGTTTGTACCAATCAAGTAGATATATTAGAATTGGACCGCAAAAACAACTGATTAAGTGGAGTAGTAAAAGTGTAGGGTAAGGCCCTGGGTTAGGCATAAGCATGCTTAGAAAGACTTTATCCTTACAATAGATGGATGATTTTGCAAAGGACTCAATTATGAGATTTGCAATTGTCGAAGGTATTTTGTCCTGTTCATCTACAACTTGACTTCATATTTGGAATTATATGTACTAAATATTACCACTTGGACGAAACGTCATATAACATTATTGATGTTTGTCATTCACGGTTTATGCACAGCAAATTTGGTCGGCTAGTAGcttcatttcaaactaaatttAATTGGTTATACGTTTTATATGAGATGTTGTCGGTTTTGTTCCTATAGCTTAGTTCACATGATTGGATATAGATCAGCTTATAGTTGACTCGACCACAATCAATCAATCTGCATAACAACTTTCTAATTTATAGATGCGTGTAGTTTAAATCATAGACATACTTATTTGGCCAAATCCCTTAAATagcacaaaacaaaaaaaattatgacaaaatATAACACGCAAAGAAAGGAAAACcccaaaataattaatttagagTAAAATGACTAAATTACTTCAAACTTTAAATCTTTACTAAATCATAATCACTAACCTCAAgttcaaatatcaaatactctatttgtttcatattaaatgtcgttttagcttttaaattttattttattataagtatcgttttatatttttaaggaaaatattaaatacttttTCCAGTTTTTACCCTTACGCTTAActcatacattaataaaataaacaaaattatgtaTCAAATAGGGgtaaaacatataatttaagtatttttttaattcgagTGTAAAAaccttaaataaaaatgaaatggaTGGAATATCATTTTTAGCTGTAATGttatcttaaataaaaattctttgtaatttttttaaagtgttttaCTACTATCTtttagtatttctatttattttaccGTCTAAGATTTTGGTGGgtgaaaagtaaaagaaaaatcaaaagtagctaaaaagaaagaaagactcACGGCGAGTAGAAGACCGATCTCTACGGAGGCAAACAGGACACCTAAGAAGGCGGCCACAAGGACGAGAAAATCAAGCTTATCAAGCTTCCAAATGTGCAAAGCGCCAGAAATATCGATAAGGCCAGGAAGCGCCGAGAGAATGATGGAGGCCAGTATTGCGGTCGGTGTAAAATAGAGAAACCTTGTCAAAACTTCAAGCGAAACCATCACTGTTATCGCCATTACAATGTTTGATACCACCGTCTCGCAGCCAGCACTAAAATTCACCGCCGTTCTTGAAAATGATCCTATTAGACAGTCCACATGGGAAGTGAAAGATAAATAGATGAACCAATATGCTTAATATGAGTTTAAATTCTTGATTCGAcagttttaaaatatcataTCGGTCAATTCCGGTTTGGGTTTAAATTAATAAACCGAgggttaattttaaaaagaacatATTACCGGTAGCTACATAGCAAGAAGTTAAAGAGCCAGCGATGTTGCTAAATCCCATTGCCATCATCTCTTTGTTACCATCTAGACGATATCCTTTGATCGTTGCAAAAGATCTCCCTACTGCAATCGCCTCCTGTATTATTACatttaatttaatcaattagTTCCAGACTAAATTAGGTGATTACTGATTAGTTTGAACCATGTGTAAGAGAGAAGAGATGGGAATGTTACTAACCGTGAGAGCGATGATTGCACAAATGATACCAATTTTGGCGACCTGACCGAGATGTGGACCGTTAAATTCCAATTGGTTAACAGAAGGTCGGTTAAACCCtggtttaatgtttttaacaaTCTTAACCCCTCGTGTTTCAGCATTGGTTAAATACACGATTAGGGTTGCTAATATCACTGATATTAGCGGTGCCATCGCTGGAATCCAGaacaattttttgtttctttttccctgaattaatttataaaaaaatcaataaaaataaattaagtataGTTATTGTCATATGTTGATATTAATGTAATTTTGTCTTACTTACGAGAAATCTCGCTAGGAGGATGAAGATAAGGAATGAGCTACCAATGACAAAGTTCAAAGGTTGCCACTGCAAAAGTAATTAATAGTTGAAATagattctatatttgtgactTTAAATTTAGCCCAACTACCGGTACGTACCGGATGATGAAGTGAGTGGAAAACCGAAGATAAAACCGAAACCACATCGGTTTTGTTGGTAAAATGAGACAAACCAAATAAACCTTTCAGTTGTTGTAAACCAATGACAATGGCAGCACCAGCCATGAACCCAACAAGAGCAGCATGTGACAGAAAATCCACCAAAAACCCTAACCTGATACACatttataataacatttattttgatCAGATGACTACACTTTTGTCTTCGCCGGTCCACATACAATTATAATAACTGTAGCACAGtataaattatatgattttataatgaaTATCTATGAAATATTTGCCTGAAGAGTCCAAAGATGGCTTGAAACGCGCCAGCAAAAAACGTGGCCGTGAAGACAATTTTTCGGTAAGCAATTGGGTCGGTGACAGGATCTTGAAGGTCACTGACCATGGACGAAAGCAGAAGCGAAACTACAGCCACAGGACCAATGGCTAACTCTCTCGAACTTCCCATCATGGAATATATTAGAGGTGGTACCACACTTGTATctggtatatatatttttaaatttaatttaattatgcagaaattttttaaggaaactatGCAAGTTTGAGTTGAAAATTTGGACTTACATAGACCGTACTCTGGATCAAGTCCAGCCAAATTAGCATATCCTATACTCTgcaaataaaattgaaaatgtatGGAAGAAATCATCACTGAGGATATTGACAATAGAATTTGTGAGTTAAATTACCTGAGGAATGCAAAGACTAGCGAGAGTAAGACCAGCCATCAAATCTTTCTTGAACATGTTGAGTTTGTATTGTCTTCCCCATATAAGTATAGGGAAAACCGATTTAAGATAAGAGTAAACCGGGtttgatgatttcttcttcatcttgttCCTCTTCTTGGACAACACATTTGTTCTTATGTACCCAACAAACTCTTGCCATATGGTTGGTGGCTCCGGCATATTTATCAGCCACTGGGACAACGGCTCTTCTGCGGGGGCGGCTTCCGCCTGGTGGCTCTGCATCTCTATGCTCATTTTGGTTATCGTTGTGGGTTTCTGAAGTGTGTGATAGAGAACTAACTTTGTTTTCCATATATATAggcatatatataaacaaatttattcaaacatatagtatatacatataatcCATATTAAACTCAATTTCCAACGTATGTCCTATTTCTGAAATATGCCGCACCTGCATTCTTTAATAATTGTAACTTTATAGTAAACTAAATAAAACACCCATTTTATATTATACTTAATAAAATACCACAAATCAAAATTTGTAGAATATCAAATTCGTAATATTCATTAGTGAAACTGTATGTAGTGCTGGGATGATTTTTAAGCAACTAATCGATCGACACATAGGTTCATTTTTCGGCACCACGGCGGAGCAAGTAGATGAAATGTTTGATTTCAAAACACTAAAAAGGGATGAGCCCCAGTGGCTCCATCCCTAGAATAATGCTTCTGAAAACTGAATTTGTGAGTTACTTCCAGGCAATTCTTTTATAAAAGTAAACCACATTTGGCCATCCAAAGTGGACAATGCGTCTAACACATTCGAATGAACTACTTCAACAGCGCAAACCGCGAATGAGTTCCAGCCAAAATGAGTTAGATGTATGGTATAGAATTAACATTATTTATCTTCCTATCAGTTACCAAAATCCGTccgaataatatttttttattcagcGTTATGGATAGAGACCTGTGAGTAACACATCTGCTTTTATCcgattatatatttcttttatagcatataaaaattaacataccAACAAGAAGGCATGTTACAAATACATGGTAAATTTGTCGGAATATATCACGGTCGTGCATAGTTTAAAGAATATTAATCATGTGAAAGATAAGTACCACCTTGTTGTGACCATTTTTTACATCGTAAtcacaaatcaaacaaaaaaaaaatcaagattttgtatatttttattctaatgtGTAATATTTATTCAATAAAAGATTGGTATTACATCAAATCGACttgcttaaaaaaaatagaaaatgcaTGACTAATATATGACACTCAAtattatcaatattattaaCTGAAGTTGATTGACTACCGGCTAATTCACGCTGGTTCACAATTTTTTAAGAACCTCTGGTTCAGATCTTTGACAAGGGTAAGAGTGTGTGGCTTAGACCACTAGACTAATGACAAAATAATCCAACGGTAGTAAGAGCAACCGCATTGAAGAGTCTTAGGGGAGGTTCACACGcaaattgagaaaaaaattattataataaacaaCAGCGAAGACCTCGTCTCGCCACGCTCCTTCTGCATAAAGGTCATTACTGTTTAGCGGGTTCCACATTACGTGGCGGCCCACTATTCgtcagtttatttatttatttaaaaaaaaatcaaacgaaaaataaaaaaaaataataataaaaattttaaattatgaaccCTGACTGGGGGTTCATTAATGCGCTTGCTCTAAAACTCGTATAAAAAGACACATCAAGGACACAACATAAATTAccataattattttcttaagaaTATATGATCAACGTTTGACGTATGAACGCAACATAGATACAATCATTCTATTATAACATACCAAAACGTTAGAGGGTCAGATAATTGCGTATATATTGAAATTAATTACCAGAATATACTTGTGGAAGAAAAGTTATTAGTATATACTTTATAACAATATTTCCGAAATTAACATCCAA comes from the Brassica napus cultivar Da-Ae chromosome A7, Da-Ae, whole genome shotgun sequence genome and includes:
- the LOC106423865 gene encoding agamous-like MADS-box protein AGL66, with translation MGRVKLEIKRIENNTNRQVTFSKRRNGLIKKAYELSILCDIDIALLMFSPSDRLSLFSGKTRVEDVFTRFINLPDQERENALTFTDQSRRPDFQSKEYLLRTLQQLKTENDIALQLTNPSAINSDVQELEQEVYRLQQQLHMAEEELRKYEPDPSRFTTMEEYEASEKQLIETLTHVTQRREHILSDQLSSYETSAMQHQNMGGPFVNDVAGGWLAENGPIQTQLFDASANSAIYETLLQGSSSSSNQNNNMSECNVTNHNGDMFQEWAQAYTSTTGLNPSALFPPMQHQHGVVNPNIKESDIPVITREAPADHEVSDYDIRMPQLSSQ
- the LOC106400202 gene encoding sulfate transporter 2.2 (The RefSeq protein has 7 substitutions compared to this genomic sequence), coding for MSIEMQSHQAEAAPAEEPLSQWLINMPEPPTMWQEFVGYIRTNVLSKKRNKMKKKPSNQVYSYLKSVFPILIWGRQYKLNMFKKDLMAGLTLASLCIPQSIGYANLAGLDPEYGLYTSVVPPLIYSMMGSSRELAIGPVAVVSLLLSSMVSDLQDPVTDPIAYRKIVFTATFFAGAFQAIFGLFRLGFLMDFLSHAALVGFMAGAAIVIGLQQLKGLFGLSHFTSKTDVVSVLSSVFHSLHHPWQPLNFVIGSSFLIFILLARFLGKRNKKLFWIPAMAPLISVILATLIVYLTNAETRGVKIVKNIKPGFNRPSVNQLEFNGPHLGQVAKIGIICAIIALTEAIAVGRSFATIKGYRLDGNKEMMAMGFSNIAGSLTSCYVATGSFSRTAVNFSAGCETVVSNIVMAITVMVSLEVLTRFLYFTPTAILASIILSALPGLIDISGALHIWKLDKLDFLILVAAFLGVLFASVEIGLLLAVGISFTRIILSSIRPTVEALGRLSKTDIFGDINQYPMATKTQGLLTLRISSPLLCFANANFIRDRILNSIQKVEEGEDDEQEVKRAKVLQVVILDMSCVMGLDTSGVVALEELHQELASNDTQLVIASPRWRVFHKLKRAKLEEKVKKENIFMTVGEAVDFYVRARTTSHDMC